The Xanthomonas fragariae genome has a segment encoding these proteins:
- the ftsB gene encoding cell division protein FtsB, whose protein sequence is MRNWRWLLLVLAVLLAWLQYRFWFGPGNSGEVMMLESQVAHQTQDNEGLRQRNQALAAEVKDLKDGEAAIEERARSELGMIKPGETFYRVVEDAPPLPPAVAAPSAEPTASAAQAEKP, encoded by the coding sequence GTGCGCAACTGGCGCTGGCTACTGCTGGTGCTGGCGGTTCTGCTGGCCTGGCTGCAGTACCGCTTCTGGTTCGGGCCTGGGAATTCCGGTGAAGTCATGATGCTGGAATCCCAGGTCGCGCATCAGACACAGGACAACGAAGGTCTGCGCCAACGCAACCAGGCGTTGGCGGCAGAGGTGAAGGATTTGAAAGACGGCGAGGCGGCAATCGAGGAACGCGCACGTAGCGAGCTGGGCATGATCAAGCCGGGCGAGACGTTTTATCGGGTGGTCGAGGATGCACCGCCGCTGCCGCCCGCAGTGGCCGCACCGTCGGCCGAGCCAACCGCATCTGCTGCTCAGGCGGAAAAGCCATGA
- the eno gene encoding phosphopyruvate hydratase: MTTIAKILAREILDSRGNPTLEAEVTLDDGSFGRAAVPSGASTGTKEAVELRDGDKTRYLGKGVRHAVDNVNGTIAETLKGFDAADQQGLDRRLIDLDGTENKGRLGANALLGVSLATAHAVAASRKQPLWQYLSTITESDVALPVPMMNIINGGAHADNNVDFQEFMVLPVGCSSFSEALRAGTEIFHSLKSVLKGHGLSTAVGDEGGFAPDFRSNVEALDSILEAIGKAGYTAGEDVLLGLDVASSEFYDNGKYNLVGENKRLTSEQFVDFLADWVAQYPIISIEDGLAEDDWAGWKLLTDRVGKKVQLVGDDLFVTNPKIFKQGIESGTANAILIKVNQIGTLTETLEAIAMAHAANYASIVSHRSGETEDTTIADIAVATTATQIKTGSLCRSDRVAKYNQLLRIEQALGSSARYAGRDAFVSIKR, translated from the coding sequence ATGACCACTATCGCCAAGATCCTCGCCCGCGAAATCCTCGACTCCCGCGGCAATCCCACGCTGGAGGCCGAAGTCACGCTGGACGACGGCTCGTTTGGCCGCGCTGCCGTGCCATCGGGTGCCTCGACCGGCACCAAGGAAGCAGTGGAGCTGCGCGATGGTGACAAGACCCGCTACCTGGGCAAAGGCGTGCGCCACGCAGTGGACAATGTCAACGGCACCATCGCCGAGACGCTGAAGGGCTTCGATGCGGCCGACCAGCAGGGTCTGGACCGTCGCCTGATCGATCTGGATGGCACCGAGAACAAAGGTCGCCTGGGCGCCAATGCCCTGCTGGGTGTTTCGCTGGCCACCGCGCATGCCGTGGCCGCCTCGCGCAAACAGCCGCTGTGGCAGTACCTGTCTACCATCACCGAATCCGATGTGGCGTTGCCGGTTCCGATGATGAATATCATCAACGGTGGTGCGCATGCCGACAACAACGTCGACTTCCAGGAGTTCATGGTGCTGCCGGTGGGTTGCAGCTCGTTCTCCGAAGCGCTGCGTGCCGGCACCGAGATCTTCCATTCGCTCAAGTCGGTGCTCAAGGGCCACGGCCTGAGCACGGCAGTGGGCGATGAAGGCGGCTTTGCGCCGGATTTCCGCAGCAATGTCGAAGCGTTGGACAGCATTCTCGAAGCGATCGGCAAGGCCGGCTACACCGCGGGCGAAGACGTGCTGCTGGGTCTGGACGTGGCCTCCAGTGAGTTCTATGACAACGGCAAGTACAATCTGGTTGGCGAGAACAAGCGTCTGACCAGCGAGCAGTTTGTCGATTTCCTGGCTGACTGGGTGGCGCAGTATCCGATCATCAGTATCGAAGATGGCTTGGCCGAGGACGACTGGGCGGGCTGGAAGCTGCTGACCGACCGCGTCGGCAAGAAGGTGCAGCTGGTCGGAGACGATCTGTTCGTCACCAACCCGAAGATCTTCAAGCAGGGCATCGAGTCTGGCACCGCCAACGCGATCCTGATCAAGGTCAACCAGATTGGCACGCTGACCGAAACGCTGGAAGCCATCGCGATGGCGCATGCGGCTAATTATGCTTCGATCGTCTCGCACCGTTCCGGCGAAACCGAAGATACCACCATCGCCGACATCGCCGTGGCCACCACCGCCACGCAGATCAAGACCGGTTCGCTGTGCCGTAGCGATCGTGTCGCCAAGTACAACCAGTTGCTGCGCATCGAGCAGGCGCTGGGGTCTAGCGCGCGTTACGCCGGTCGCGACGCGTTCGTTTCGATCAAGCGATAA
- the kdsA gene encoding 3-deoxy-8-phosphooctulonate synthase produces MKLCDFEVGLDQPLFLIAGPCVIESMQLQLEVAGKLKEITGKLGINFIFKSSFDKANRTSGTSFRGPGLEEGLKVLDAVKKQIGVPVLTDVHEYTPMNEVAAVVDVLQTPAFLVRQTDFIKNVCAAGKPVNIKKGQFLAPWDMKPVVDKAKSTGNEQIMVCERGASFGYNNLVSDMRSLSVMRDTGCPVVFDATHSVQLPGGQGSSSGGQREFVPVLARAAVAVGISGLFAETHPDPSKALSDGPNAWPLDKMEALLETLLALDTITKRSGFLEQSV; encoded by the coding sequence ATGAAACTCTGTGACTTCGAAGTTGGCCTGGATCAGCCGTTGTTCCTGATTGCCGGACCCTGCGTGATCGAGTCGATGCAGTTGCAGCTCGAGGTGGCTGGCAAGCTCAAGGAAATCACCGGCAAGTTGGGGATCAACTTCATCTTCAAGTCGAGCTTCGACAAGGCCAATCGCACCTCCGGCACCAGCTTCCGGGGCCCTGGCCTCGAAGAAGGTTTGAAGGTGCTGGATGCGGTGAAGAAGCAGATCGGCGTGCCGGTTCTCACCGACGTGCACGAGTACACCCCGATGAACGAAGTTGCCGCCGTCGTCGACGTACTGCAGACCCCGGCCTTTCTGGTGCGCCAGACCGACTTCATCAAGAACGTCTGCGCTGCCGGCAAACCGGTGAACATCAAGAAGGGCCAGTTCCTGGCGCCGTGGGACATGAAGCCGGTGGTGGACAAGGCCAAGTCGACCGGCAACGAGCAGATCATGGTCTGCGAGCGTGGCGCTTCGTTTGGCTACAACAATCTGGTCAGCGATATGCGCTCGCTGAGCGTCATGCGCGACACCGGTTGCCCGGTCGTGTTCGATGCCACCCATTCGGTGCAGTTGCCGGGCGGGCAGGGCAGCAGTTCCGGTGGCCAGCGCGAGTTCGTGCCGGTGTTGGCGCGCGCTGCTGTTGCGGTGGGCATTTCCGGTCTATTTGCGGAAACCCATCCGGATCCGTCCAAAGCGCTGTCCGATGGCCCCAATGCCTGGCCGCTGGACAAGATGGAAGCCTTGCTTGAAACGCTGCTTGCACTGGACACCATCACCAAGCGCAGCGGTTTTCTCGAACAAAGCGTCTGA
- a CDS encoding CTP synthase: MTPLIFVTGGVVSSLGKGIAAASLASILEARGLKVTMMKLDPYINVDPGTMSPFQHGEVYVTDDGAETDLDLGHYERYVRTRLSRKNSVTTGRIYENVIRKERRGDYLGATVQVIPHITDEIRRCIDEATAGFDVALIEIGGTVGDIESLPFLEAIRQVRTERGAEKAMFMHLTLVPYIAAAGELKTKPTQHSVKELRSIGIQPDVLLCRSEQTVPDSERRKIALFTNVSERAVISCPDIDVLYGMPLELRRQGLDELVIDQFKLRDKVAAADLSEWAAVVDAVKHPLDEVTIAVVGKYVDHQDAYKSVAEALRHGGLRQRTKVNLKWLEAQDLEGSDMEALQDVDGILVPGGFGDRGFEGKVQTSRYAREHTVPYFGICYGMQAAVVDYARHVADLDAANSTENDRQSPHPVIGLITEWRTATGEVEKRDEKSDLGGTMRLGLQEQRLKPGTLARELYGKDVVAERHRHRYEFNNRYRTQLEDAGLVISGKSMDDTLVEVVELPRQAHPWFLACQAHPEFLSTPRDGHPLFIGFVRAAREKKAGGKLLKEARA; this comes from the coding sequence ATGACCCCCCTGATTTTTGTTACCGGCGGCGTAGTGTCCTCGTTAGGCAAGGGCATTGCCGCCGCTTCGCTTGCCTCCATTCTGGAAGCGCGTGGTCTCAAGGTCACGATGATGAAGCTGGACCCGTACATAAACGTGGACCCGGGCACGATGAGCCCGTTCCAGCATGGCGAGGTGTACGTCACCGACGACGGTGCCGAAACCGATCTGGACCTGGGCCACTACGAGCGCTACGTGCGCACGCGGCTGTCGCGTAAAAACTCCGTCACCACCGGCCGAATCTACGAGAACGTAATCCGCAAGGAGCGTCGCGGCGACTATCTGGGCGCCACCGTGCAGGTGATTCCGCATATCACCGATGAGATCCGTCGTTGCATCGACGAGGCTACCGCTGGTTTCGATGTCGCTTTGATCGAGATCGGCGGCACCGTGGGCGATATCGAGTCGCTGCCTTTCCTGGAAGCGATCCGCCAGGTGCGCACCGAGCGCGGCGCCGAAAAAGCCATGTTCATGCACCTTACGCTGGTGCCGTACATCGCTGCGGCCGGCGAGTTGAAGACCAAACCGACCCAGCATTCGGTCAAGGAACTGCGCTCGATCGGTATCCAGCCGGACGTGCTGCTGTGCCGTTCCGAGCAAACGGTACCGGACTCGGAGCGTCGCAAGATCGCTTTGTTTACCAACGTCTCCGAGCGCGCGGTGATCAGTTGCCCGGATATCGACGTGCTTTACGGCATGCCGCTGGAATTGCGTCGCCAGGGTCTGGACGAACTGGTCATCGATCAGTTCAAGCTGCGCGACAAGGTGGCTGCGGCTGACCTATCCGAGTGGGCGGCGGTGGTGGATGCGGTCAAGCATCCGCTGGACGAAGTCACCATTGCGGTGGTCGGCAAGTACGTCGATCACCAGGACGCCTACAAGTCAGTGGCCGAAGCGCTCCGTCACGGCGGCCTGCGTCAGCGCACCAAGGTCAATTTGAAGTGGCTGGAAGCGCAGGACCTGGAGGGCAGCGACATGGAGGCGCTGCAGGACGTCGACGGCATTCTGGTGCCCGGCGGCTTCGGCGATCGCGGCTTCGAAGGCAAGGTGCAGACCTCCAGATACGCACGTGAGCACACGGTTCCTTACTTCGGCATCTGTTACGGCATGCAGGCCGCAGTGGTGGACTATGCCCGCCACGTCGCCGACCTGGACGCGGCCAACAGCACCGAGAACGATCGCCAGTCACCGCATCCGGTGATCGGTCTGATCACCGAGTGGCGCACCGCCACCGGCGAAGTCGAAAAGCGCGACGAGAAGTCCGATCTAGGGGGCACGATGCGCTTGGGTCTGCAGGAGCAGCGTCTGAAGCCGGGCACGCTGGCGCGCGAGTTGTACGGCAAGGACGTGGTGGCAGAGCGTCACCGTCATCGCTACGAGTTCAACAACCGCTACCGCACCCAGCTGGAAGATGCTGGTCTGGTGATCTCCGGCAAGTCGATGGACGACACACTGGTGGAAGTAGTGGAACTGCCGCGCCAAGCGCACCCGTGGTTCCTGGCCTGTCAGGCGCATCCGGAATTCCTGTCTACGCCACGCGACGGGCACCCGCTGTTCATCGGCTTCGTGCGCGCCGCGCGCGAGAAAAAGGCGGGCGGCAAGTTGTTGAAGGAAGCGCGTGCGTGA